One Mastacembelus armatus chromosome 10, fMasArm1.2, whole genome shotgun sequence DNA window includes the following coding sequences:
- the rell2 gene encoding RELT-like protein 2, which produces MTELEVPGEGEHPPPYMIFLVVFFFFLTGLLGFLICHLLKKKGYHCRTGDMDDEEEEEKVAGNVDDDIEENQDTVEQILKCIIENEANMEALSEMLGKNNTCVLHDPRLRKESISGVPPHHHTVHSGADHNSCHLCAQVRSKKGRRQSRSSRFKQRPGEQTVFSVGRFRVTHTDKKLHGDPNPLVSSGDQLDHSQDSEERKDGGYNLRSMFKDARSSLEPANGVAPNVGKRRKSLTIFGLRRGSDPVGIKGVEGAGREATTVKFAIQQQPVVLEEPAQAENTEIIPVCGTKLENEPSKNQSPALPQYEAKMVSSGNSPSSQYKKQAHDPNSAPEDNTIHGPNPEPHTELMATSAPSSLFIPSPTSSRQTFEADVKDMVLKNEEACNPGPLQTSTPIAPMPQVIPDITSAIPTSQHKNYSITGFPVTQTPPDPDSSPDMERGFGPSLVLISLGSSPPSSFLIKTPSSASSLKTPTSPWAVTPSPKLGSRNTLSDTAKAAFSPSFTPSSKVPSGQVMSRQSQVPSSSYGKSVSSLQAQTPSPALCARHKLDIMPETSQSPSSPHLTLKTESAMSVTMAKQDIVSRSLSQQEQEVVRIPMTEPLPFEGDFKGSALSSPSDQFSKDRLSSFPISPSSPLTPSSPIERKISSVTIVKASPDSKREFSVVTMVEDEEFFTSIKDQKGTTSELGDVCQGDVSLLGIRQTESQKEETAADVKLKLSQEKYAMMEMEDIRDCKVTQVQEAKEEEKMVHAQLKRD; this is translated from the exons ATGACTGAGTTAGAAGTCCCAGGGGAGGGGGAGCATCCCCCTCCCTACATGATCTTTCTGGTggtcttctttttcttcctgacGGGACTGCTGGGCTTCCTCATCTGCCACCTGCTCAAGAAGAAGGGCTATCACTGCCGAACTGGAGACATggatgatgaagaagaggaagagaaagttgCAGGAAATGTTGACG ATGACATTGAAGAGAACCAGGATACAGTGGAGCAAATCCTCAAATGCATCATTGAAAATGAAG CTAACATGGAAGCTCTCAGTGAGATGTTGGGAAAAAACAATACCTGTGTGCTCCATGACCCCAG GTTGCGTAAGGAGTCCATCAGTGGTGTTCCGCCCCATCACCACACAGTCCATTCAGGCGCCGACCACAACTCCTGCCACCTCTGTGCGCAGGTTCGATCTAAAAAGGGCCGGCGACAAAGCCGAAGCAGCCGGTTCAAACAAAGGCCTGGAGAACAGACTGTCTTCTCTGTTGGCAG ATTTCGGGTGACACACACTGATAAGAAGCTTCATGGAGATCCCAATCCATTAGTGAGTTCAGGGGACCAGCTGGACCATTCGCAGGATAGTGAGGAGAGGAAGGATGGTGGGTACAACCTAAGAAGCATGTTCAAGGATGCCCGATCTTCCTTAGAGCCTGCAAATGGGGTTGCCCCAAATGTTGGAAAGCGAAGAAAGAGTTTAACCATCTTTGGGCTGAGGCGGGGCAGTGACCCTGTTGGTATTAAAGGAGTGGAGGGAGCAGGCAGGGAGGCCACGACTGTTAAATTTGCCATTCAGCAGCAACCTGTAGTGCTGGAGGAGCCAGCACAGGCAGAGAACACTGAGATTATCCCTGTATGTGGTACTAAACTTGAAAATGAGCCCTCAAAGAATCAGTCGCCTGCTCTACCGCAATATGAGGCTAAGATGGTGAGTTCTGGTAATTCACCTTCTTCCCAATATAAAAAACAGGCACATGACCCAAACTCTGCTCCTGAGGATAACACTATACATGGGCCCAATCCTGAACCCCATACAGAGCTTATGGCAACTTCTGCCCCTAGCTCACTTTTCATTCCTTCCCCCACTTCATCCAGACAGACGTTTGAGGCAGATGTCAAAGATATGGTATTAAAAAATGAGGAGGCTTGCAATCCTGGACCACTACAGACTTCCACACCAATTGCCCCCATGCCACAGGTCATTCCAGATATCACTTCTGCCATCCCTACTAGTCAACATAAAAACTATTCTATCACAGGTTTTCCAGTCACCCAAACTCCCCCTGACCCAGATTCCAGCCCAGATATGGAACGAGGTTTTGGGCCTAGTCTGGTTTTAATAAGCTTAGGttcctctcctccatcttcATTCCTAATTAAGACACcatcttctgcttcttcattAAAAACTCCTACCTCACCCTGGGCGGTCACACCAAGCCCCAAACTAGGCTCAAGAAATACACTATCAGATACTGCAAAAGCtgccttttctccttctttcacTCCAAGCTCCAAAGTCCCATCAGGCCAAGTGATGTCTAGACAGTCCCAGGTTCCATCTTCATCCTATGGAAAAAGTGTTAGTTCATTGCAAGCCCAAActccttctcctgctctttGTGCTAGGCACAAACTGGACATAATGCCAGAAACATCACAATCCCCCTCTTCACCTCATCTGACTTTGAAGACAGAAAGTGCAATGTCTGTAACTATGGCCAAGCAGGATATAGTTTCAAGGTCATTATCTCAACAAGAACAAGAAGTAGTTAGAATACCAATGACAGAACCTTTACCATTTGAGGGAGATTTTAAAGGTTCTGccctttcctctccctctgaTCAGTTTTCTAAAGACAGACTGAGCAGTTTTCCCATTTCACCCTCCAGCCCATTGACCCCCTCCTCACCtatagagagaaaaataagtaGTGTAACTATTGTCAAAGCCAGCCCTGACAGTAAGAGAGAATTTTCTGTTGTCACTATGGTGGAGGATGAAGAATTCTTTACTTCAATAAAAGACCAGAAAGGAACGACTTCAGAACTTGGGGACGTTTGTCAGGGAGATGTTTCTCTTTTAGGTATTAGACAAACTGAGAGTCAAAAAGAAGAAACTGCGGCAGATGTTAAGCTAAAGTTAAGCCAGGAGAAATATGCCATGATGGAAATGGAAGATATTAGAGACTGCAAGGTGACACAGGTGCAAGAagcaaaggaggaggagaaaatggtGCACGCTCAGTTGAAAAGGGACTGA